One window from the genome of Phycisphaerales bacterium encodes:
- a CDS encoding carboxypeptidase M32, which produces MSKYAELCAYARQGATLRSIAALLGWDQETYMPKGGGEARAEQMALLAGMMHERGTSTEMGDLISAAEGEGLNDQQRACVREFRRDYDKRTKLPKSLVEELARTGSKAQDVWKHARKNNDFKTFEPWLSKMVDLSRQKAEAYGYAGELYDALLDEYEPNATAKEVEDVFTPLGEQLSALVKELTESGTAPDDAPTKVHAPEERQHALGMHVLRAIGFDLDAGRLDITTHPFCEGLAPGDTRLTTRYDEEYFPGALYGTMHEAGHGMYEQGLPKGGTHEGPGGAQVNSFGTPLADDISLGIHESQSRMWENMVGRSRPFWTWIYKEACDQFAELGKFEQEEVYRAVNIVRPTFIRVEADEGTYNLHVMLRFGIERAMLSGDLSVADLPGAWNARFKELLGLDVPDDTNGCLQDVHWSFGLFGYFPTYTLGNLYAAQFWQTINNDLPGLEDEFAKGDFGRLKQWLNTNIHSHGRRYGAGELCEKVTGRPLESQPLMDYLGGKLREVYKL; this is translated from the coding sequence ATGTCGAAGTACGCCGAGTTGTGCGCCTACGCGCGTCAGGGGGCCACGCTTCGGTCCATCGCCGCCCTGCTGGGGTGGGACCAGGAAACCTACATGCCCAAGGGCGGCGGCGAGGCCCGGGCCGAGCAGATGGCGTTGCTCGCCGGCATGATGCACGAGCGCGGCACGTCGACGGAGATGGGCGACCTGATCTCGGCGGCCGAGGGCGAGGGCCTGAACGACCAGCAGCGGGCGTGCGTGCGCGAGTTCCGGCGGGACTACGACAAGCGGACGAAGCTGCCCAAGTCGCTCGTCGAAGAGCTTGCGCGCACGGGAAGCAAGGCCCAGGACGTGTGGAAGCACGCGCGCAAGAACAACGACTTCAAGACCTTCGAGCCCTGGCTGAGCAAGATGGTCGACCTGTCTCGGCAGAAGGCCGAAGCCTACGGCTATGCGGGCGAGCTCTACGACGCGCTGCTCGACGAGTACGAGCCCAACGCGACGGCCAAGGAGGTCGAGGACGTCTTCACGCCGCTGGGCGAGCAGCTCTCGGCGCTCGTCAAGGAGCTAACCGAGAGCGGAACCGCGCCAGACGACGCACCGACGAAGGTTCATGCGCCCGAGGAACGCCAGCACGCGCTGGGCATGCACGTGCTCCGGGCCATCGGCTTCGACCTCGACGCCGGCCGGCTGGACATCACCACGCACCCCTTCTGCGAGGGACTTGCGCCCGGCGACACGCGGCTGACGACGCGCTACGACGAGGAGTACTTCCCCGGCGCGCTCTACGGCACGATGCACGAGGCCGGCCACGGCATGTACGAGCAGGGTCTGCCCAAGGGCGGCACGCATGAAGGACCGGGCGGCGCGCAGGTCAACAGCTTCGGCACGCCGCTGGCCGACGACATCTCGCTGGGCATCCACGAGAGCCAGAGCCGGATGTGGGAGAACATGGTCGGCCGCAGCCGACCGTTCTGGACCTGGATCTACAAGGAAGCGTGCGACCAGTTCGCCGAACTTGGCAAGTTCGAGCAGGAAGAGGTCTACCGCGCCGTCAACATCGTGCGGCCGACGTTCATCCGCGTCGAGGCCGACGAGGGCACGTACAACCTGCACGTGATGCTGCGCTTCGGTATCGAGCGGGCGATGCTTTCGGGCGACCTGTCGGTCGCCGATCTGCCAGGCGCCTGGAACGCCCGTTTCAAGGAACTGCTGGGGCTCGACGTGCCCGACGACACCAACGGCTGCCTGCAGGACGTGCACTGGAGCTTCGGGCTGTTCGGCTACTTCCCGACGTACACGCTGGGCAACCTCTATGCCGCCCAGTTCTGGCAGACGATCAACAACGACCTGCCGGGGCTCGAGGACGAGTTCGCCAAGGGCGACTTCGGCCGGCTCAAGCAATGGCTGAACACCAACATCCACTCGCACGGCCGGCGGTACGGCGCGGGCGAGCTGTGCGAGAAGGTCACCGGGCGGCCGCTCGAGAGCCAGCCGCTGATGGACTACCTGGGCGGTAAGCTCCGTGAGGTGTACAAGCTCTGA